Proteins from a genomic interval of Pseudoalteromonas sp. MEBiC 03607:
- the prfC gene encoding peptide chain release factor 3, protein MANQDFLNEINKRRTFAIISHPDAGKTTITEKVLLFGQAIQKAGTVKGRGSNQHAKSDWMEMEKERGISVTTSVMQFPYNERLVNLLDTPGHEDFSEDTYRTLTAVDSCLMVIDAAKGVEDRTRKLMEVTRLRTTPIVTFMNKCDRDIRDPMELLDEVETELNIACAPITWPIGCGKEFKGVYHIHREETILYSTGQGHTIQEVRTIKGLDNPELDQAIGSELAEQLREELELVVGASHEFDLDLFLAGELSPVYFGTALGNFGVDHVLDGLTEWAPAPLPRETEDRQVVATEENFSGFVFKIQANMDPKHRDRIAFMRIVSGKYSQGMKMSHVRIGKQVSISDAVTFMAGDRERAQDAYAGDIIGLHNHGTIQIGDTFTQGEKMKFGGIPNFAPELFRRIRLKDPLKQKQLLKGLVQLSEEGAVQVFRPLINNDLIVGAVGVLQFDVVVARLKAEYNVDAIYEGVSVNTARWVSSDDVKKFEEFKRKCESNLALDGGDNLTYIAPSRVNLNLSMERYPDIKFNHTREN, encoded by the coding sequence ATGGCAAACCAAGATTTTCTCAATGAAATCAATAAGCGAAGGACCTTTGCTATCATCTCGCACCCGGATGCGGGTAAAACCACCATTACAGAAAAAGTTCTGTTATTCGGACAAGCGATTCAAAAAGCGGGTACCGTAAAAGGTCGTGGCTCAAACCAGCACGCAAAATCAGACTGGATGGAAATGGAAAAAGAACGTGGTATCTCGGTTACTACGTCAGTTATGCAATTTCCTTACAATGAGCGTCTGGTTAACTTACTTGATACTCCTGGACACGAAGACTTCTCTGAAGATACCTACCGTACATTGACAGCGGTTGACTCTTGTCTAATGGTGATCGACGCTGCGAAAGGTGTTGAGGATCGTACTCGTAAATTAATGGAAGTAACACGCTTACGTACTACACCTATCGTCACCTTTATGAATAAGTGTGACCGTGATATTCGTGACCCAATGGAGTTATTAGACGAAGTTGAAACCGAGCTTAACATCGCCTGTGCACCTATCACATGGCCGATTGGTTGCGGTAAAGAGTTTAAAGGTGTGTATCACATTCACCGTGAAGAAACGATTTTGTATAGCACAGGCCAAGGCCACACTATTCAAGAAGTTCGAACAATCAAAGGACTCGATAACCCAGAGCTTGATCAAGCTATTGGTAGCGAACTGGCAGAGCAGCTTCGTGAAGAGCTTGAGCTAGTTGTCGGTGCATCACACGAATTTGACTTAGATCTGTTTTTAGCGGGCGAGCTATCACCTGTGTATTTTGGTACGGCATTAGGTAACTTTGGTGTTGACCATGTACTTGATGGCTTAACAGAGTGGGCGCCTGCACCACTACCACGCGAAACAGAAGACCGCCAAGTTGTTGCAACCGAAGAGAACTTCTCTGGCTTCGTATTTAAAATCCAAGCGAACATGGATCCTAAACACCGTGACCGTATTGCCTTTATGCGAATTGTATCAGGCAAATATAGCCAAGGTATGAAGATGAGCCACGTACGTATTGGTAAACAAGTGAGTATCTCTGATGCGGTAACCTTTATGGCCGGTGACCGTGAGCGAGCGCAAGATGCTTACGCGGGTGACATCATAGGTTTACACAACCACGGCACGATTCAAATTGGTGACACTTTCACACAAGGTGAAAAAATGAAGTTTGGTGGTATCCCTAACTTCGCACCAGAATTATTCCGTCGTATTCGCTTAAAAGATCCACTTAAGCAAAAGCAATTATTAAAAGGCTTAGTTCAGCTATCTGAAGAAGGTGCTGTGCAAGTATTTAGACCACTTATTAACAACGACCTTATTGTTGGTGCGGTCGGTGTACTACAGTTTGATGTGGTTGTTGCGCGCTTAAAAGCAGAGTACAACGTTGACGCCATTTACGAAGGTGTCAGCGTAAACACTGCTCGTTGGGTAAGCTCTGACGATGTTAAAAAGTTTGAAGAATTTAAGCGTAAGTGCGAGAGCAACTTAGCATTAGATGGCGGCGATAATCTTACTTATATCGCACCAAGCCGTGTTAACTTGAACTTATCGATGGAACGCTATCCAGACATCAAGTTTAATCATACACGCGAAAACTAA